In a genomic window of Bradyrhizobium ontarionense:
- a CDS encoding LysR family transcriptional regulator, with product MAAGGGAEDTAIDIRELRYFVQVARAGSLSRASAMLNVAQSALSRQLMKLEHELGVALLVRHGRGVRLTRAGTTFLEHAHAVLLQIDQMPGAVRSPDSSFAGHIVLGVPPVAGLRIAPSVVVELRKRWPQASVQVREGISSSLEEWLLDRRLDIAVLYNPPPLDGIELAPILHDRMVVAAPPDQSGETASDTIRWRELAGLSLILPSLPHSNRRLIEQAAIQNGARLNVAFEVDSVSMTKAMVKRGLGATILAYAAVAAEAERGELSIRSIERPPLISTVSIGMPRERQPTWLAEQLRALVRDAIAQSVGDGSWPGATMIDDYVR from the coding sequence ATTGCGGCAGGCGGCGGCGCGGAGGACACGGCCATCGACATCCGCGAGCTTCGTTACTTCGTGCAGGTGGCGCGCGCGGGCAGCCTGAGCCGGGCGTCGGCGATGCTCAACGTTGCACAGTCTGCCCTGAGCCGGCAGCTGATGAAGCTGGAACACGAGCTCGGCGTCGCGCTGCTGGTGCGACACGGCCGTGGTGTCCGTCTGACCCGCGCAGGCACCACGTTTCTCGAGCACGCGCACGCCGTGTTGCTGCAGATCGATCAGATGCCGGGCGCGGTCCGCTCGCCCGACTCGAGCTTTGCCGGCCACATCGTGCTGGGGGTGCCGCCCGTCGCCGGCCTGCGCATCGCGCCATCGGTGGTGGTCGAGCTGCGCAAGCGCTGGCCGCAGGCTTCGGTGCAGGTCCGCGAAGGCATCAGCTCCTCGCTGGAAGAATGGCTGCTCGACCGCCGGCTCGACATTGCCGTGCTCTACAATCCACCGCCGCTCGACGGCATCGAGCTCGCACCGATCCTGCACGACCGCATGGTCGTTGCAGCTCCACCGGATCAATCGGGCGAGACGGCTTCCGACACGATCCGTTGGCGCGAGCTGGCAGGATTGTCGCTCATCCTGCCGAGCCTTCCGCACAGCAACCGGCGCCTGATCGAGCAGGCGGCGATCCAGAACGGCGCACGGCTCAACGTCGCCTTCGAGGTCGACAGCGTGAGCATGACCAAGGCCATGGTCAAGCGCGGCCTGGGCGCGACGATCCTCGCCTATGCGGCGGTGGCCGCCGAGGCCGAGCGCGGCGAGCTCAGCATCCGGTCGATCGAGCGGCCTCCGTTGATCTCGACCGTCTCGATCGGCATGCCGCGCGAGCGCCAGCCGACCTGGCTGGCGGAGCAGTTGCGCGCCTTGGTGCGCGACGCCATCGCGCAGAGCGTCGGCGACGGCAGTTGGCCCGGCGCGACGATGATCGACGACTACGTGCGCTGA
- a CDS encoding alpha/beta fold hydrolase, whose translation MNWIHLDGLTLRYEATGKGARTLVLLHELGGSLDSFDAFMSALRDDRHVLRYDLRGAGLSEKPRSSFSFGDHVGDLHRLLAALGIAGPVDIAGVAAGAAVAVNFALTYPDRVSSLALCAPALSVDADRVHYLARRSELCMRSGMRAVAAETLDRSYPPELRRDRNAYLTYLGRFLGNDPVGYAHNNLAFAKVDLLGRLRDIPHRCLLLAGAHDLLRPETQVAALAGVIPHAQFARIDEAGHLMQVQAPAEMARRLLAFLAQPAGQPALPCAS comes from the coding sequence ATGAACTGGATCCATCTCGACGGACTGACCCTGCGCTACGAAGCGACGGGTAAGGGAGCGCGGACCCTCGTGCTGCTGCACGAGCTCGGCGGCAGCCTCGACAGCTTCGATGCCTTCATGTCAGCGCTGCGGGACGATCGGCATGTTCTGCGATATGATCTGCGCGGGGCCGGACTGTCGGAGAAGCCGCGATCGTCCTTCAGTTTCGGTGATCACGTCGGTGATCTCCACCGGCTGCTCGCAGCGCTCGGAATCGCGGGACCGGTCGACATCGCAGGCGTCGCCGCGGGCGCTGCGGTGGCCGTCAACTTCGCGCTGACTTATCCGGATCGCGTGTCCTCCCTGGCGCTATGCGCGCCCGCGCTCAGCGTCGATGCGGATCGCGTGCACTATCTGGCCCGGCGGTCCGAACTCTGCATGCGTTCTGGCATGCGCGCAGTGGCCGCCGAGACGTTGGATCGCTCCTATCCGCCCGAGCTGCGGCGCGATCGCAACGCCTACCTCACCTATCTCGGCCGCTTTCTCGGCAACGATCCGGTCGGCTACGCGCACAACAATCTCGCCTTCGCCAAGGTCGACCTGCTCGGGCGCTTGCGGGACATCCCGCATCGCTGCCTGCTGCTCGCCGGCGCGCATGATCTGTTGCGGCCGGAAACGCAGGTCGCGGCGCTGGCAGGCGTGATCCCGCACGCCCAATTTGCGAGGATCGATGAGGCCGGTCATCTGATGCAGGTGCAGGCGCCGGCCGAGATGGCGCGACGCCTTCTCGCGTTTCTCGCGCAGCCGGCTGGACAGCCCGCGCTGCCATGCGCGTCTTGA
- a CDS encoding amidohydrolase family protein: protein MSAAISDVSIQTGRRVLPAGACDAHCHIFGPFDRFPLPDDRSFTPPEAPEAALRRLHDRLGFDRAVIVHSQGHGRDHRPLLDALAAGRGRYRGVAVLGSDVSAEEVGRLDVAGVCGVRFNFLAHLGGAPAPQRMQAVLALVRPFDWHVAIHVTGADLMRYADLIAAIEARVVIDHMARPDLSQNLGACREILFRLLDSGRVWVKLSGADRISLAGAPYHDVVPFARSLAEHAPERVLWGSDWPHVNISGPMPGDAALVDLVAEIAPSDSLRQRLLVENPAELFGFDTPPR, encoded by the coding sequence ATGAGCGCTGCCATATCCGACGTTTCGATCCAGACCGGGCGCCGCGTGCTGCCTGCCGGCGCCTGCGACGCGCATTGCCACATCTTCGGGCCGTTCGATCGGTTTCCGCTGCCGGACGATCGCAGCTTCACGCCGCCGGAGGCGCCCGAAGCCGCGCTGCGCCGGCTGCATGATCGTCTCGGCTTCGACCGTGCCGTCATCGTGCACAGCCAGGGCCATGGCCGGGACCATCGCCCGCTGCTCGATGCCCTTGCCGCGGGGCGCGGCCGCTATCGCGGCGTCGCCGTGCTCGGGTCGGACGTATCCGCCGAGGAGGTCGGGCGCCTCGATGTAGCGGGGGTCTGCGGCGTGCGTTTCAACTTCCTGGCCCATCTCGGCGGCGCGCCTGCGCCGCAGCGCATGCAGGCCGTGCTTGCGCTGGTCAGGCCGTTCGACTGGCATGTCGCGATCCATGTCACCGGCGCCGATCTCATGCGCTACGCCGATCTGATTGCGGCGATCGAAGCCCGCGTGGTCATCGACCACATGGCCAGGCCGGATCTGAGCCAGAACCTTGGGGCATGCCGGGAGATCCTGTTTCGCCTGCTCGACAGCGGGCGAGTCTGGGTCAAGCTCAGCGGCGCCGACCGCATCTCGCTCGCGGGCGCGCCCTATCATGACGTGGTGCCGTTCGCCCGCAGTCTGGCCGAGCACGCACCGGAGCGCGTGCTGTGGGGCAGCGACTGGCCGCACGTCAACATCAGCGGTCCGATGCCCGGTGATGCCGCCTTGGTCGATCTGGTGGCAGAGATCGCGCCGTCGGATTCGTTGCGGCAGCGGCTGCTCGTCGAGAACCCTGCCGAGCTGTTCGGCTTCGACACTCCGCCGCGCTGA
- a CDS encoding SDR family NAD(P)-dependent oxidoreductase, with the protein MTKRLDGKVAIITGAGCVGPGWGNGRAAAVIFAREGARVFAVDSNAERMEETQARAHAEGGIIQAHSCDVTNAAAVAAMVDACIAAFGRVDILVNNVGGSAPGGPVELTEEGWDRQLDLNLRSVFLTCKSVLPHMAAQGGGAIVNTASTSGIRWTGAAQVGYASAKAAVIQFSRVVAVQYAPQRVRVNTVVPGQMHTPMVEARLAGQRAGGDVAALLQTRQARIPLGFMGDGRDTANAALFLASDEARFITGTEIVVDGGMSARCD; encoded by the coding sequence ATGACCAAGCGCCTCGACGGCAAGGTCGCGATCATCACCGGCGCCGGATGCGTCGGTCCCGGCTGGGGCAACGGCCGGGCCGCCGCGGTCATCTTCGCGCGCGAGGGCGCCAGGGTGTTCGCCGTCGACAGCAACGCCGAACGCATGGAAGAGACGCAGGCCCGCGCCCATGCCGAAGGCGGCATCATCCAGGCTCACAGTTGCGATGTCACGAACGCGGCGGCGGTGGCCGCCATGGTCGATGCCTGTATCGCCGCGTTCGGACGGGTCGACATTCTCGTCAACAATGTCGGCGGATCGGCGCCGGGCGGCCCGGTCGAACTGACGGAGGAGGGGTGGGATCGGCAGCTCGATCTCAACCTCAGAAGCGTTTTCCTGACCTGCAAGTCGGTGCTGCCGCACATGGCCGCGCAGGGCGGCGGCGCGATCGTCAACACGGCCTCCACCTCGGGCATCCGCTGGACCGGAGCGGCGCAGGTCGGCTACGCCTCGGCCAAGGCCGCGGTGATCCAGTTCTCGCGCGTCGTCGCCGTGCAGTACGCGCCGCAGCGCGTGCGGGTGAACACCGTCGTGCCCGGCCAGATGCACACCCCGATGGTCGAGGCCCGTCTCGCCGGGCAGCGTGCCGGCGGCGACGTCGCGGCCCTGCTGCAGACGCGGCAGGCCCGCATCCCGCTTGGCTTCATGGGCGATGGCCGCGACACCGCCAATGCCGCGCTGTTTCTCGCCTCCGACGAGGCGCGCTTCATCACCGGTACGGAGATCGTTGTCGACGGCGGCATGAGCGCCCGCTGTGACTGA
- the purQ gene encoding phosphoribosylformylglycinamidine synthase subunit PurQ → MKSAVLVFPGINRERDMARALRMISGHEPAMVWHAETALPKGTDLVVVPGGFSYGDYLRCGAIAARAPVMDAVRDHAAKGGLVLGVCNGFQILCESGLLPGVLMRNDKLKFICKDVHLRVERSDSPFTRGYNAGQVIRVPVAHGEGNYAADEETLKRLNGDGRVLYRYCSAEGEVGDLSNINGAAHSIAGIVNESGNVLGMMPHPENHVEDIMGCTDGRGLFAGLVAHLDRAA, encoded by the coding sequence ATGAAATCCGCCGTCCTCGTCTTCCCAGGCATCAATCGCGAACGCGACATGGCGCGCGCGCTGCGCATGATCTCAGGCCATGAGCCGGCGATGGTCTGGCACGCCGAGACGGCGCTGCCCAAGGGCACGGACCTCGTCGTCGTCCCAGGCGGCTTCTCCTACGGCGACTACCTGCGCTGTGGCGCGATCGCGGCGCGGGCGCCGGTGATGGACGCGGTACGCGATCACGCGGCCAAGGGAGGCCTCGTGCTCGGCGTCTGCAACGGCTTTCAGATCCTGTGCGAATCCGGCCTGCTGCCGGGCGTCCTGATGCGCAACGACAAGCTCAAATTCATCTGCAAGGACGTGCATCTGCGGGTCGAGCGGTCGGACTCGCCGTTCACCCGCGGCTACAATGCCGGCCAGGTCATCCGCGTGCCGGTCGCCCATGGCGAGGGCAATTATGCGGCGGATGAGGAGACGCTGAAGCGGCTCAACGGCGACGGGCGCGTGCTCTATCGCTACTGCTCGGCCGAAGGCGAGGTCGGCGACCTCAGCAACATCAACGGTGCCGCACATTCGATCGCCGGTATCGTCAACGAGAGCGGCAACGTGCTCGGCATGATGCCCCATCCCGAGAATCACGTCGAAGACATCATGGGCTGCACCGACGGCCGCGGCCTGTTCGCAGGCCTGGTGGCGCATCTCGATCGCGCAGCCTAA
- a CDS encoding DUF1236 domain-containing protein — translation MMTKHWLGTAAIILAIGTASGAASAQSEMKHEGGPAAAPREAARPAAEAKGGPAAAERAASETKQGAQEPRRAEPPTAREPVREQAQERSVPEGKQGVEQSKGERGPTSAQRDRDAKDGAENKQADGKNKAQDKPQEKQQGHADERKTDDRAAETSKSGATDRKSDREADRNSADKAGQSRDERGNRASDKTADKPDTDRSKQVTQPNRGDDKSAAQQDPKSGPATGDARKPDATNQAGNQTQPDGKRPGTAVSVNDQQRTRVIDQLRHDRDFDRARTDIDIRINVGERLPERVRPRPLPSDIVTIVPEYRGYEYTVVHDEIAIIDPQSREIVDVIPQNGVRADHGYDRGGYGVSSTRIVLSDDQRQILRRAATETGTVGSTTSSSSSSSGSSCLSLRRVPDELARANPELANYQYLAIGDQVVLIDPRDQKVVQVIDQQQ, via the coding sequence ATGATGACGAAACATTGGCTGGGAACGGCCGCAATCATTCTGGCGATCGGTACCGCATCGGGTGCCGCATCCGCGCAATCCGAGATGAAGCATGAGGGCGGGCCTGCGGCGGCTCCGCGCGAGGCGGCCCGTCCGGCTGCCGAGGCCAAAGGCGGGCCCGCAGCAGCCGAACGCGCTGCGTCCGAGACGAAGCAGGGCGCGCAGGAGCCGCGTCGCGCCGAGCCGCCGACCGCGCGCGAGCCCGTGCGAGAACAGGCCCAGGAGCGCTCGGTACCAGAGGGCAAGCAGGGCGTGGAGCAGTCCAAGGGCGAGCGCGGGCCGACCTCTGCGCAGCGCGATCGCGACGCCAAGGATGGCGCCGAGAACAAGCAGGCCGACGGCAAGAACAAGGCTCAGGACAAGCCCCAGGAGAAGCAGCAGGGGCACGCCGACGAGCGCAAGACCGATGATCGCGCCGCCGAGACCAGCAAGTCGGGCGCGACCGATCGCAAGTCCGACCGCGAGGCGGATCGCAACAGCGCCGACAAGGCCGGTCAGAGCCGGGACGAGCGTGGCAATCGTGCGTCCGACAAAACCGCGGACAAGCCGGACACCGACCGCAGCAAGCAGGTCACCCAGCCGAACCGTGGCGACGACAAGTCGGCCGCGCAGCAGGATCCGAAGTCCGGTCCGGCCACCGGCGACGCGCGGAAGCCGGATGCGACCAACCAGGCTGGCAACCAGACCCAGCCCGACGGCAAACGCCCCGGCACCGCGGTGTCGGTCAACGATCAGCAGCGCACGCGCGTCATCGATCAGCTGCGCCACGATCGCGACTTCGACCGCGCCCGCACCGACATCGATATCCGCATCAATGTCGGCGAGCGCCTGCCCGAGCGCGTGCGGCCTCGCCCGCTGCCCTCGGACATCGTGACCATCGTGCCGGAATATCGCGGCTACGAGTACACGGTCGTGCATGACGAGATCGCGATCATCGATCCACAGAGCCGCGAGATCGTCGACGTCATTCCGCAGAACGGCGTGCGCGCCGATCACGGCTATGATCGCGGTGGCTATGGTGTGAGCTCGACCCGCATCGTGCTGTCCGACGATCAGCGCCAGATCCTGCGACGCGCGGCCACGGAAACGGGCACTGTCGGATCGACGACGTCGTCATCGTCATCGTCCTCCGGATCGAGCTGCCTGAGCCTGCGCCGCGTGCCCGACGAGCTCGCCCGCGCCAATCCGGAGCTCGCGAACTACCAGTATCTGGCGATCGGCGACCAGGTGGTGCTGATCGATCCGCGCGACCAGAAGGTCGTGCAGGTCATCGACCAGCAGCAATAG
- a CDS encoding PaaI family thioesterase: MHDLSRSAFENRPGIHVATDGEFAGWRTWMRDSYESHTGPFWHRMEDDGSIRCAFRVEKKHLNGGGNVHGGCLMTFADYCLFAFAARIMHGPGVTVSFSSEFLDAAREGELVEATGEVTRAGASLIFLRGMLHSGKRPLFSFSGTIKRVKRRTPETASSP, from the coding sequence GTGCACGACCTATCCCGTTCCGCCTTCGAGAACCGCCCGGGCATCCACGTCGCCACCGACGGCGAATTCGCCGGCTGGCGGACCTGGATGCGCGACAGCTATGAATCCCACACCGGCCCGTTCTGGCACCGGATGGAGGACGACGGCTCGATTCGCTGCGCCTTCCGAGTCGAGAAGAAGCATTTGAACGGCGGCGGCAACGTCCATGGCGGCTGCCTGATGACCTTCGCCGACTACTGCCTGTTCGCCTTCGCCGCGCGGATCATGCACGGCCCGGGTGTCACCGTCTCGTTCTCGTCCGAATTCCTCGATGCGGCCCGCGAGGGCGAGCTGGTGGAGGCCACCGGCGAGGTTACCCGCGCCGGTGCCTCGCTGATCTTCCTGCGCGGCATGCTGCATTCCGGCAAGCGGCCGCTGTTCTCGTTTTCTGGCACGATCAAGCGGGTGAAGCGGCGGACGCCGGAAACGGCCAGCTCGCCGTAG
- the purS gene encoding phosphoribosylformylglycinamidine synthase subunit PurS — protein MKARVTVTLKSGILDPQGKAIEGALKSLGVDGVASVRQGKVFDIELAGADQAKAEAALKAAADKLLANTVIENYRVELLG, from the coding sequence GTGAAAGCGCGTGTCACGGTGACGCTGAAATCCGGCATCCTCGATCCCCAGGGAAAGGCGATCGAGGGCGCCCTCAAATCGCTCGGGGTCGACGGTGTCGCGAGCGTGCGCCAGGGCAAGGTGTTCGACATCGAGCTCGCCGGCGCAGACCAGGCCAAGGCGGAAGCCGCGCTGAAGGCGGCCGCCGACAAGCTGCTGGCGAATACGGTGATCGAAAACTATCGGGTGGAGCTGCTGGGGTAG
- a CDS encoding tetratricopeptide repeat protein encodes MPVALVVLLLDISLIYHASRTERLQPWAFIILMVPMIGALAYIVVELVPEWLGSHDVQKARKRVASKLDPDKYYRELSDRLAVTDTIANRAALAEECVVVGRYDEAEHHYDHILSLPMGHEPLFALGKAKAQFARRRPADALATLDELQKSWPDYNSAEAHLLYARALQEAGRTDEALEEYQALLDYAPGSEAKVRYGMLLKLVGRIAEAKIVFTELLIQMKRAPRHVRKAQAEWIAIAEKQLAG; translated from the coding sequence GTGCCTGTCGCACTTGTCGTTTTGCTTCTCGACATTTCGCTGATCTACCATGCCTCGCGCACCGAACGGCTCCAGCCCTGGGCCTTCATCATCCTGATGGTGCCGATGATCGGCGCGCTCGCCTATATCGTCGTCGAGCTGGTCCCCGAATGGCTCGGCAGCCACGATGTCCAGAAGGCGCGCAAGCGCGTCGCGAGCAAGCTCGATCCTGACAAATACTATCGCGAATTGTCCGACCGCCTGGCGGTCACGGACACGATCGCCAACCGCGCTGCGCTGGCCGAGGAATGCGTCGTGGTCGGGCGTTATGACGAGGCCGAGCACCACTACGATCATATTCTAAGCCTGCCGATGGGCCACGAGCCGTTGTTCGCGCTCGGCAAGGCCAAGGCGCAGTTCGCCCGCCGACGTCCCGCGGACGCACTGGCAACGCTCGACGAGCTGCAGAAGAGCTGGCCGGACTACAACTCCGCCGAGGCGCATCTGTTGTATGCGCGGGCGCTGCAGGAGGCCGGCCGCACTGACGAGGCCCTCGAGGAGTATCAGGCGCTGCTGGACTATGCGCCGGGCAGCGAAGCGAAGGTCCGCTATGGCATGCTGCTCAAGCTGGTCGGCCGGATTGCCGAGGCCAAGATCGTGTTCACCGAGCTCCTGATCCAGATGAAGCGTGCCCCGCGCCACGTGCGCAAGGCGCAGGCCGAGTGGATCGCGATCGCCGAGAAGCAGCTCGCGGGGTGA
- a CDS encoding carboxymuconolactone decarboxylase family protein has product MRIRDLAFADMDDAQRAVAEEAIAGKRGRVPAPLRAWLHSPELGRRAQKLGEFVRYDTSLPPALSELAILVTARHWTSHVEWYAHKRDALAAGIDPAVISAIAERCAPDFTDGTAKLVHDYTKVLLATGRVPDDLHAAAAGILGERGVVDLVGIAGYYSLVALTLNAFDIGLPDGETPELMS; this is encoded by the coding sequence ATGCGCATCAGAGACCTTGCTTTCGCCGACATGGATGACGCGCAGCGCGCGGTGGCGGAGGAGGCCATCGCCGGCAAACGTGGTCGCGTCCCGGCGCCGCTGCGGGCCTGGCTGCACAGTCCGGAGCTCGGACGCCGCGCCCAGAAGCTCGGCGAGTTCGTGCGCTACGACACATCACTGCCACCCGCTCTGTCCGAGCTCGCGATCCTGGTGACGGCGCGGCACTGGACCTCGCATGTCGAGTGGTATGCCCACAAGCGCGACGCGCTCGCCGCGGGCATCGACCCGGCCGTCATCAGCGCCATCGCGGAGCGGTGCGCGCCGGATTTCACCGACGGCACGGCGAAGCTGGTTCACGACTACACGAAAGTGCTGCTCGCAACCGGCCGGGTGCCGGATGATCTGCATGCGGCTGCGGCCGGCATCCTCGGCGAGCGCGGCGTGGTCGATCTGGTCGGCATCGCAGGCTACTACTCGCTGGTGGCGCTCACCCTCAACGCCTTCGACATCGGGCTGCCGGACGGCGAAACGCCGGAGCTCATGTCATGA
- a CDS encoding cation:dicarboxylate symporter family transporter — translation MAIIRQLYVQVLVAIVLAIVFGLMAPEAATQMKPLGDGFIALLRMMLGPIIFCSVVLGLTHVRDMRQLGRLAFKSLLYFEILTTLGMVVGFIAVNVVQPGDGLHAGNLALNESVTRISNSASSFTAVGFFLSIIPTTIVDAFAKGEILQVLLISVMVGAALSVGLKKDSAILHGIEEGQDVLFRMLGFIMKLAPIGAFGAMAAAVGTHGGATLLYLGKVVLLYWVTAVVFVVVVLGAVCAIMRLSLFKLLRLIREELLLVLGTASGEVALPRLMQKLEQAGCDGSIVGFVLPAGYSFNLDGTGIYMAIAVGFIAQATDTPFSYGQQVAVLAVMLLTSKGGTTVAGGAFIKLAATLQSVRVLPLNGLGLLFGIDRLMATCTALTNVVGNTVAVFAIARWENALDTAKLDAYLARGAAAPVEDDAEAARAAIVGAGE, via the coding sequence ATGGCGATCATCCGCCAGCTTTACGTGCAAGTGCTGGTCGCGATCGTGCTCGCGATCGTCTTCGGTCTGATGGCGCCCGAGGCGGCCACGCAGATGAAACCCCTGGGCGACGGCTTCATCGCGCTCCTGCGCATGATGCTTGGACCCATCATCTTCTGTTCGGTCGTGCTCGGACTGACCCACGTGCGCGACATGCGGCAGCTCGGCCGCCTCGCCTTCAAATCCCTGCTGTATTTCGAGATCCTGACCACGCTCGGCATGGTGGTGGGTTTCATCGCGGTCAATGTGGTCCAGCCCGGCGACGGGCTGCATGCGGGCAACCTCGCGCTCAACGAAAGCGTGACGCGCATCTCCAACTCGGCGAGCAGCTTCACCGCTGTCGGCTTCTTTCTCAGCATCATTCCGACCACGATCGTCGATGCATTCGCCAAGGGCGAGATTCTCCAGGTTCTGTTGATCTCGGTGATGGTCGGTGCGGCGCTGAGCGTCGGCCTGAAGAAGGACTCGGCCATCCTGCACGGCATCGAGGAGGGGCAGGATGTCTTGTTTCGTATGCTCGGGTTCATCATGAAGCTGGCGCCCATCGGCGCCTTCGGCGCGATGGCCGCGGCGGTCGGCACCCATGGCGGCGCCACGCTGCTCTATCTGGGCAAGGTCGTGCTGCTCTACTGGGTCACCGCGGTCGTCTTCGTGGTCGTCGTGCTCGGTGCCGTCTGCGCCATCATGAGACTGTCTCTCTTCAAGCTGCTGCGGCTCATCAGAGAGGAGCTGCTGCTGGTGCTCGGCACGGCCTCCGGCGAAGTCGCGCTGCCGCGCCTGATGCAGAAGCTCGAGCAGGCCGGCTGCGACGGCTCCATCGTCGGCTTTGTCCTGCCGGCGGGCTACAGCTTCAATCTCGACGGCACCGGCATCTACATGGCCATCGCTGTCGGCTTCATCGCCCAGGCGACCGATACGCCGTTCTCCTACGGGCAGCAGGTCGCGGTGCTCGCCGTGATGCTGCTGACGTCGAAGGGCGGCACGACGGTCGCGGGCGGCGCCTTCATCAAGCTGGCAGCGACGCTGCAGTCCGTGCGGGTGCTGCCGCTGAACGGCCTCGGCCTCCTGTTCGGGATCGACCGGCTGATGGCGACCTGCACCGCGCTCACCAACGTGGTCGGCAACACGGTCGCGGTCTTTGCCATCGCGCGCTGGGAGAATGCGTTGGATACGGCGAAGCTCGACGCCTATCTGGCGCGCGGCGCTGCTGCGCCTGTTGAGGATGACGCAGAAGCTGCACGCGCGGCCATCGTCGGTGCCGGCGAATGA